The region GGGCAAGACGATGAGGCATCTTCGCCACGTCTGATCCCGCTGTTTCCTGGTGGTCGCTTTCAATCCTACAGTGACCACCTTCGAAGTATGTCGTATGCAGCTATTCAGATTTTGTGGAGGAATATCGATGCACATTGCGATGAGAAACATTTCGGCAGCGCAGTCAAAGAAGCAATTCCATCCAAAACGAAAGATTAAGCTAATTACCCTTGATTTCCTGGTTTTAGTAAGTCTTGCCTGTAGCACTGCTACGGCAAGCGCGCAGACGTTGTTCGGCTCCATAGTGGGCACAATTACGGACTCTAGCGGAGCCTCCGTTGTAGGTGCAACTGTAACTGCCGTTTCGATACAGACCAACGACACGCGTACGGTCAAGACAAGCAGTACAGGTGTCTTTACGATGGCTACCATGTCTGTGGGAGTTTATAAGGTAACGGTCACAAAGACGGGCTTCCAGTCCTTTACAAATCCATCGGTTGAAATCACTGCGAATAGCGTGTCACGTTTCGATGCGCATCTTGAAATTGGTAACGTCACAGAGACGATAGAGGTGCACACCGGGACGGCTCAACTCCAGACTGATACTGCGGAAGTACGTACAGAAATCAACGCCACAACCTTGCGGGATGTCCCGCAGCCAACGCGAACGTATCAGGGTGTGTTCAATCTCGTCCCGGGTATCGCACCGCCAAGCGGTGCTGGATTTAACCAGGGAACAAACAACCCTTCGAGGTCTCTGAGTTTCTCAGCCAATGGAACAGGTACGACGGGCCCTAATATACGTATCGAAGGCGTAAATGCTACCAACCAATGGCTGCAGCAGTTCACCACTTTTGTGCCCTCAACGGAAGCGATTGAAAGCGTTAACGTGGTGACTAACAGCCCCAACGCCGAACAAGGGCTTTCCGGTGGTCCGGCTGTGACCGTAACTCTCAAGAGCGGGTCGAATGCATTTCACGGATCGGCCTACGCGTTCAATATTAGTTCCTTCGGCATGACACGCGATTTTTTTCAGCCGGCTGGACAGAAGCCACCCCATTTTGTTGACAATAATGTAGGCGTAACAATATCTGGTCCGATTATTCGCAATAAGCTGTTCTATTTCGGCAGCTATGAAGGAGACTTCACTCGCCAGGCTTATAGTGGCCTTGTTTCGGTTCCCACACCCACGATGCTGAGCGGTGACATGTTTTCTGCTGGGGATAATACGAATGGTGTTGTAACGGCAGCTAATCAACTCTATGATCCGTTTAGCGGCGATGCCAATGGGGCCCACAAGACGCCATTTCCGGGGAATGTCATCCCCGCTAGCCGCATCAATCCAATCATCAGAAACCACATCCTCCCTTTTTTAGGTACTGATAGCGTTAATAATCCCAATGCCGGTGCACCTGGAGCAATTCAGAACAACCTCTTTGTAAAGCAAGCCAACATGTACAATCTGCATAAGATCGACAGTAAGTTCGACTATATTGCTACTTCGAAATTGAGAGTTTCTTTCCGGTATAGCAAGCAACCGTATAACTCTCTATTAAATCCGATCTTTGGGACTCCTCTTGGAGGCACAAGTAATAATTGGCCTGCATTTGCCAAGGCTGGAAACGGAAACTATTACGAGCACGGAGCGGTCACGGCTCTCTCCAGTTCTGCAACATATGTCTTTACACCAACCCTGGTTGCTGATTTTACCTTCGGAGAGACGAGCGCACACCAGTATCTGATTCCTCAGTTTGCGGATCAGAAGTATGGCCTCGACGTGCTGGGCATTCCCGGAACGAACCAGGGGGCGCAGGAGTTTCTTACCGGCGGCTTCCCCAATCTCTCAATTGCCAACTATGGAGGAAGTACCGGAGCGGGCACCTTCGGCTATTCCTATCCGCCCATGGAGTATAACGATCCTGTCTTCGAATATGTGGGAAATATTACCAAGACTCACGGTTCTCATAGTATCCGAGCTGGCTTCGATATTGTAAATCTCCACATGAATCACGACGAGATTCGTCAAACTATATTTTACTTTTCGGGCGCGGGCACCACGCAGGCGGCAACCGGTTCAGCACCCGGTCAAGTGCCGAACGCTTACAATGCCGTGGCCGACTTCCTTCTTGGCGCGGTCAACTACAGAAGCACTTGGGTCATGTTCGACGACACTCTCAGGATGTATGCAAGGGACTATGCCCTTTATGTGCGCGATCAATGGCAGATGAATCCTAAGTTGACCATTAACTACGGAGTTCGCTGGGAGTACTATCCAGTCCCAAATAGAGGAAAGCGTGGCATCGAGTACAACAATACGCTGACAGATCCTACCAACAATACCTTGAGGCTTTGCGGGGTTGGGACCCAACACTGCGGAATATCGGTCTCTCCCAAGTTGTTTGCTCCAAGTATAGGTATCGCATACCGGCCCTCTGAGAAGGTGGTAGTTCGGACCGGCTTCTCTTTGTCTCCTCAGCAGAATGAGATGGGCCAGGCGCTTACCCAGAACTTTCCTGCGGAGCAACAATATTCCAGCACGGGAGCAAATTCCTATTCCATAACCAGCAATTTGTCGGACGGGCTACCTATTCTCACGGCTCCGACTTTCAGTTCGGATGGTACTGTTGTTATCCCGCGTGGAACAAGCAATGCAACTACGACAGATCTTAAATTCAGGAGGGGATATGTTGAATCCTGGAATCTGACGGTTGAGAAAGAATTTGGCGGCGACCTTATCGCGAGCCTTGGTTATGTAGGAACCCATGTGGTGAATCAGTTGGGGAATTACAATTTCAATCACGGCACACTCGGAGGTGGTGCGGCCAGTCAGCCACTTAACACGCCTGCACTTGGGATCACGGGCACTGCCAACGTATTTAGGCCGATAGGCAGCGAAAGGTACAACTCTCTTCAAGCGAGCTTGAATAAACGCTTATCGCATGGCCTTACCACCAAGTTGGCCTATACATGGTCGAGAGATATATCGAATAGTTGGGCAAATGGGATCCTGATTCAGGATCCACAATATTACGGCCGCAATAAGGGCGTAGCTAGTTCCGATCGAACGCACAACATCAGCATTACCGCCACATATCAATCGCCATTTGGTAAGAATAAAACATGGTTAACCCAGGGCTTCGGCGGCATGGTGCTCGGTGACTGGGCATTGAGTCCTACATTTACCCATCTTTCGGGAACGCCATATAGCATCGCGGGCAGTAGTGCATCCTGTAACTGTCCAGGTAACACGCAGCGTGCTGATCAGGTGGGGCCCATCACCAAAGTCGGGAGAGGCGTCCTTGGCCAACCCTACTTTAATCCACTGGCGTTTGCCAATGTGACGACTGTCAGATTCGGAAATGCTGCTCCCAACAGTCTGCGTGGTCCGGGGTACACGAATCTGGACGCGTCCCTGACCCGTAGCTTTCATGTATGGGAGCGGATCAATCTTGTAATTAAAGCAGACGCTTTCAACGTGATGAACCATGCTCACTTCGCCAATCCCGGTACGGCCTTGTCGAATCTTAAGCTGAACTCGGACGGATCCGTCAACTCTCTGAATGGGTACGATACGATCACGAGTACCGCCCCACTCGGCCGTACGCTTGACCAGAGGTACTTCCGTTTTGGAGGGCGCATAACCTGGTAGGTGCCCATGAGGTGAACGCTTGGGGCTAAATGTAAAGGGGACGCTGCTCTGCAGAAGCCCCTCCATTTGCTTAGCAGGCAATTCTATACATTGAAGCTACATAAAAGGAGATGAGCTTCGTCCAACGAGCTTCATCTTTTCGTCATTCTGTTTGGCCATTCAAGATTAGAAGTGTAAACGTTTGGCTTTTTTCATCAACGTTCATTTCGAAGGGAGGATCTTCGAACTGACCGGACGATGATATACGTTGGTGAACTTGCGAGAACGGGATCAATTGAAATCAGCCACTGAGCAAGGCCGGGCTTTGAAGACAAGAGTCGCAGCAAGCGAAAAGATTCGCAAGATTTTTTGACTACGGGTGAGACCTGGCCGGAAGCTCGCAGGTTGTTTGAATGTTGACAGAGGGGTACGCGCAAGTCTCCGTCAATAATGGGAAATGGAAGACACGGATTCTTGCACGACTCCGGCACGGGCCGATCACCTGCCGATTAACTTCCAAGGCATCGAAGAAAATGCTCGAGCGAGACGGCCTTGTCGTCCGGAAGAATCTGAGTGGACAAGTGCTTTATGTGGGGTATTTCGCTGTCCGGGCAGGCGATTACGCGGCGTTGCATCTCATCAGCATGTTGCACTTCCCTTCCAGGACGAAAACTTAATTTGAGTTGGACCCCAAATGGAGACGGAATGTTATGGGTATTGATCTCTCACAAGCAGGCTCTACATTTTAAGGCGAAGACGTCTGCAGGAGCTGTCTCCCCGTTATTCCTATGTGGCAGATCGCGAACCAACGCTATTCGGTCTATTGGAAGACGGACGTTTGAAGGCGGCTTGTCCCTGTGCGAATTGCCACGGAGATATGGCCGGCATGGTGCTACCAGAAGCGACGGACAGCCCATCCGCACCGGCGACGAGCGAGGTTACTGTAACATATGACCATCGGTATCGCGATTATGCGACAAAAGAAAGTTTCGTGGGACGAGATCAGAGCAGCTTGGAGTGGGATCAAGCTTATGGAAGGCCACTTCGAAAGTGGTAGGCCGCCAAATCTTGCAGAAGAGATGCTATCGTCGTTTCGACTTCGAACGCGTGCTGACCGCTGTATCCGAAGTACGGTTGCCCAGGAGCCAGGAAATTTCTCTAGCAGATTTGCAAAGCTCCCGGGAAAACATTGGCACACGGTCGTTGGTGAACCGGACCACCGGGGCCGAGATGCTGATTGCCGCCACTACCTCTCCATTGGCCTCAATAATAGGTGCGCCGACACAACGTACTCCGGCGACGGCTTCTTCATCATCGAATGCATAGTGTTGTCGACGAACGACAGCAAGTTGCTTTTTGAGCCGAGCGATATTCTTGATGGTGCCCGTCGCAGTCGACTCAAACTCGACCCGGCTCAAAAGCTCTTCGAGACGAGCTGGGTCGGTGATGGATGCAACCATCGCTTTGCCGAGTGATGTTGTGTAAAAAGGCAGATGCGAGCCGATCTGGGTGACGAGACGAAACGTGTGACCAGTCTCGAGCACATCGATATAGATGACATCTATGCCGTCCAATATAGCCAGGTTAACTGTTTCTCCCGTCAACTTTCGAAGGTTCTCCATAACCGGGCGCGCAAGCTTGGACAACGTCGCTTGAAAGCTGGCGCCGCTTCCCAGACGCGACAACTTGGTACCGACCATGTAGTTGCTGTGTCCGTCCCGAAACAGATAGCCCTCGGATTCAAGATGACTGAGAAATCGGTGGGCAGTGCTTTTATTAATCCCAGTCTCTTCAGCAATCTGGTTCAACTGAAGGCCGTTTGGAACACTATCTAGTAACTCGAGGATCGATAAAACCTTTCGGATGACGCCCACAGGAGGGGATTTCATCTTTCTTTTTGTCATAGTTTTCCGATTCTAAAAATCCAAATTGTTCGAGGTTCGTCAGATATACGTTACGTCACCGGATTTTCAAGTGTACCGATATTGTCGATAGATATGCGAATAATATCTCCCGAGGCCAGAGAGAAGCTATCCGGGGGAACGATTCCAGTTCCGGTCATCAGGAACGCGCCATAGGGAAACGAGTTTTCACGATAGAGATATTCAACCAGCTCTTGAGGATCACGCTTAAGTGAGGAGAGCGAAGTTTCTTCCGAGAACGCCAGTGCGTCGCCACGAAAGATTTCAAGTTTGATCTCGGTATCGGATGGCATGGGATCGGACGACAGAAGAATGCCCGGACCGATGGAGCAGCTTCCGTCATATATTTTTGCCTGAGGCAAATAAAGCGAATTCAGGCCCTCAATGTCGCGCGAACTCATATCGTTGCCGATGGTATAGCCGATGATATTGCCTTTCGGATTTATAACAAGCGTGAGTCAGGTTCCGGTACCGACCATGAGGCGTCGGAACGGATACGAATCGGGGCTCCGGAGCCGATCACCTTATTCCCAGAAGATTTGAAGAAAAGTTTAGGTCGCGGAGCCGTATAGATCCGGTCGTAGAAGTCGCTCCCACCTGCAGCCTTCGATTCTTCTATCCGCGCATCGCGACCTCGATAGTAGGTAACGCCAGCGGCCCCATACTTCCTGACTCTGCACAAGAGGCAGAAGGTCGGCCACATTCAAAGGGCGAGGGGGGCCCGATACAGAATGGCGGAGCCTTTCAGTCAACGCAGGATCGCATAAAAGCTCATCCCAGTTGCTCGACGGCACCAAGAAGAATTGTCCGTATTGCTCAACAAAGACACCCTGAATCGTGCGATGCAGTCTCATAAACTTCCTTTCCGCCAGTAGTTCCTACCGGCAGGGCCTTCGAGTCCCGAACTCTCGGAATGACAGATTCGCCGTAGCCCAGTGAATCCCAGTCATATTATGAGTTGATAATTTCATTAATTGAAATAAGGATTTTTTTTAGCTACTTTGGAAAAAATGCATTATGTCGCTCTTCTTCGTCATATAAAACGCCGTGGTTAGCATGGGAAGCATCATGCGAACTCCTTGGGGAGTTCAAGAGTAATTTGCAAAGCCAAAAAAACAAGCTGATTTTACATATCAAAATTTAGATCACAATCTATAAAAACTTCAACTTTTTATATTGACACGTTCATTTCGTACTGATTA is a window of Edaphobacter sp. 12200R-103 DNA encoding:
- a CDS encoding fumarylacetoacetate hydrolase family protein, with the translated sequence MSSRDIEGLNSLYLPQAKIYDGSCSIGPGILLSSDPMPSDTEIKLEIFRGDALAFSEETSLSSLKRDPQELVEYLYRENSFPYGAFLMTGTGIVPPDSFSLASGDIIRISIDNIGTLENPVT
- a CDS encoding IclR family transcriptional regulator, whose protein sequence is MTKRKMKSPPVGVIRKVLSILELLDSVPNGLQLNQIAEETGINKSTAHRFLSHLESEGYLFRDGHSNYMVGTKLSRLGSGASFQATLSKLARPVMENLRKLTGETVNLAILDGIDVIYIDVLETGHTFRLVTQIGSHLPFYTTSLGKAMVASITDPARLEELLSRVEFESTATGTIKNIARLKKQLAVVRRQHYAFDDEEAVAGVRCVGAPIIEANGEVVAAISISAPVVRFTNDRVPMFSRELCKSAREISWLLGNRTSDTAVSTRSKSKRR
- a CDS encoding carboxypeptidase regulatory-like domain-containing protein is translated as MHIAMRNISAAQSKKQFHPKRKIKLITLDFLVLVSLACSTATASAQTLFGSIVGTITDSSGASVVGATVTAVSIQTNDTRTVKTSSTGVFTMATMSVGVYKVTVTKTGFQSFTNPSVEITANSVSRFDAHLEIGNVTETIEVHTGTAQLQTDTAEVRTEINATTLRDVPQPTRTYQGVFNLVPGIAPPSGAGFNQGTNNPSRSLSFSANGTGTTGPNIRIEGVNATNQWLQQFTTFVPSTEAIESVNVVTNSPNAEQGLSGGPAVTVTLKSGSNAFHGSAYAFNISSFGMTRDFFQPAGQKPPHFVDNNVGVTISGPIIRNKLFYFGSYEGDFTRQAYSGLVSVPTPTMLSGDMFSAGDNTNGVVTAANQLYDPFSGDANGAHKTPFPGNVIPASRINPIIRNHILPFLGTDSVNNPNAGAPGAIQNNLFVKQANMYNLHKIDSKFDYIATSKLRVSFRYSKQPYNSLLNPIFGTPLGGTSNNWPAFAKAGNGNYYEHGAVTALSSSATYVFTPTLVADFTFGETSAHQYLIPQFADQKYGLDVLGIPGTNQGAQEFLTGGFPNLSIANYGGSTGAGTFGYSYPPMEYNDPVFEYVGNITKTHGSHSIRAGFDIVNLHMNHDEIRQTIFYFSGAGTTQAATGSAPGQVPNAYNAVADFLLGAVNYRSTWVMFDDTLRMYARDYALYVRDQWQMNPKLTINYGVRWEYYPVPNRGKRGIEYNNTLTDPTNNTLRLCGVGTQHCGISVSPKLFAPSIGIAYRPSEKVVVRTGFSLSPQQNEMGQALTQNFPAEQQYSSTGANSYSITSNLSDGLPILTAPTFSSDGTVVIPRGTSNATTTDLKFRRGYVESWNLTVEKEFGGDLIASLGYVGTHVVNQLGNYNFNHGTLGGGAASQPLNTPALGITGTANVFRPIGSERYNSLQASLNKRLSHGLTTKLAYTWSRDISNSWANGILIQDPQYYGRNKGVASSDRTHNISITATYQSPFGKNKTWLTQGFGGMVLGDWALSPTFTHLSGTPYSIAGSSASCNCPGNTQRADQVGPITKVGRGVLGQPYFNPLAFANVTTVRFGNAAPNSLRGPGYTNLDASLTRSFHVWERINLVIKADAFNVMNHAHFANPGTALSNLKLNSDGSVNSLNGYDTITSTAPLGRTLDQRYFRFGGRITW